Proteins encoded by one window of Rhodamnia argentea isolate NSW1041297 chromosome 6, ASM2092103v1, whole genome shotgun sequence:
- the LOC115734518 gene encoding uncharacterized protein LOC115734518 isoform X2: protein MCAAGMVLVFISVVWLVDHPVVRGYASWYPYEYIQHSVRQFEQKTDRFWEFDEQTNRWVEVQLPYDLVTCANDNCTKVGSLDRRSHGEERWERQSHDPEQSETSAKDDRGEAADGSSMVLPLRKRLSVTKMSETSIWITGESGSIYERFWNGVQWVLAPHDFATPAGRAISVFIINHTILALSEAGQLCQMQLSESSQPIWVEVPVKFNSSSSQEKEKASITQIKSGVVSFDGMSVYFCTKNGALLELSDIEPPRWVNHGRPPGANVALITDAGALRPEAVFIISSKGDLYEYDKSSKPPWKKHIMKQGREEDASLTVARGCTLLGMNGDHSASVFLLTKAGDLVERRIHQQKWKWISHGSPNNHNLTSMTLVLQHEFSENMYSLFFTTSSGSVVEYRIPKHSVVQKPPMDVWANHMHPMHGKAARGISGVQLQIGRVIFALDDGRLAELHLPGLGGENSGPGQPNIRKKPSSKYVWSVFDAPESEGWNAEYCTEERGPANCVTGTKDEPNDSGTTSMVTRRRKASATQESYLLPGTSEGTNVQQHTFPDDRMNANFRLRVMHGSRSFFLITDGGLTFEYLYADNIWFWLQHDHPTAMKVVLGNYNGSLFLADIYKSLLMRERSSNELTWVNCTAMRKGRQVRAGPPWDGIPGRESKLTVDDALFFVSKSGRLMQFTVFMRKFKWKDCRNPPNTKVSCIIDQELFRRNIVFVVGTDGRLYQYNKVTELWHEHYQSRHLLLSGSPGTVMRPSSVSLEGSIFVLSRDGGLVEYQWSTVNGWNWVEHGTPHKAVTLVCPPGPCFEGNQLFVIGSDGDVYMRYTEETTWKWKSFGHPYIGNTASEDHRETKASGAHDAICIPKDTNAGAEKEPTQFDDLDRNCDTKVAPTRPIPFSDDSVIFELKDGRLAEMRRVGEADWAWSRIIGTPTSLCVANYWTAMAS, encoded by the exons ATGTGTGCTGCAGGGATGGTCCTAGTGTTCATCTCGGTCGTCTGGCTGGTGGATCATCCGGTTGTGCGCGGCTACGCTTCCTGGTACCCCTATGAATATATTCAGCACAGCGTGCGGCAATTCGAGCAGAAAACGGATCGGTTCTGGGAGTTTGATGAGCAAACCAACCGCTGGGTTGAGGTTCAACTGCCTTATGATCTGGTGACCTGTGCTAATGACAACTGCACCAAGGTTGGTTCGCTTGATCGGAGGTCGCACGGTGAAGAGCGATGGGAAAGGCAATCCCATGATCCCGAACAAAGTGAGACGTCGGCTAAAGATGACAGAGGAGAAGCGGCAGATGGCTCCAGCATGGTTCTGCCTCTCAGGAAGAGACTCTCTGTTACTAAGATGTCGGAGACGTCAATTTGGATCACGGGAGAGAGCGGGTCCATCTATGAGAGGTTCTGGAACGGAGTGCAATGGGTTCTGGCACCCCATGATTTCGCGACACCAGCAGGTCGCGCAATATCGGTTTTCATCATCAACCATACGATACTTGCTCTGTCTGAAGCGGGTCAGCTATGCCAG aTGCAACTCAGTGAAAGTTCACAGCCAATTTGGGTAGAGGTCCCTGTGAAGTTCAATTCGAGCTCAAGtcaagagaaggaaaaggctTCAATCACCCAAATAAAGTCAGGTGTTGTTTCATTTGATGGAAT GAGTGTTTATTTCTGCACGAAGAACGGAGCGTTGTTGGAGCTGAGTGACATAGAGCCCCCAAG ATGGGTAAATCACGGCCGACCCCCTGGTGCTAATGTTGCCTTGATAACTGATGCGGGCGCTTTGCGACCAGAAGCAGTATTTATCATAAG CTCAAAAGGTGATCTTTACGAGTATGATAAAAGCTCAAAGCCGCCATGGAAGAAGCACATCATGAAACagggaagagaagaagatgctTCTCTGACAGTCGCTCGGGGTTGTACTTTACTGGGGATGAACGGAGATCATTCCGcttccgtctttcttcttacAAAG GCCGGGGATCTAGTTGAAAGGCGAATACACCAACAGAAGTGGAAATGGATATCTCATGGAAGTCCAAACAATCATAACCTGACATCCATGACCCTAGTTCTACAACATGAATTCAGTGAAAACATGTACTCTCTGTTCTTCACGACATCCTCAGGCTCTGTTGTGGAATATAGAATACCGAAACATTCAG TGGTCCAGAAGCCACCTATGGATGTTTGGGCTAATCACATGCATCCGATGCATGGTAAAGCTGCGAGGGGTATTTCGGGGGTACAGTTACAGATCGGAAGAGTAATTTTTGCACTTGATGATGGCCGACTTGCAGAGCTACACCTGCCAGGACTTGGGGGTGAAAATTCAGGCCCTGGTCAACCCAACATCAGGAAGAAACCCTCGTCCAAGTATGTCTGGTCAGTATTTGATGCCCCAGAAAGTGAAGGATGGAATGCAGAGTATTGCACTGAAGAACGCGGACCTGCAAATTGCGTAACGGGCACTAAAGACGAGCCAAATGATTCAGGAACTACAAGCATGGTAACAAGGAGGAGAAAGGCAAGCGCGACACAAGAAAGCTACTTACTTCCAGGCACATCAGAGGGAACAAATGTGCAGCAACATACTTTCCCAGATGATAGGATGAACGCTAATTTCCGGCTGCGTGTGATGCATGGAAGCAGATCATTTTTCCTGATAACAGATGGCGGTTTGACCTTTGAGTATCTCTATGCTGACAATATTTGGTTTTGGCTGCAGCACGACCACCCAACTGCAATGAAAGTCGTGCTAGGGAACTACAACGGGAGCCTATTTCTTGCTGACATTTACAAGAGTTTgctgatgagagagagaagcagcaaCGAGCTCACTTGGGTGAATTGCACAGCTATGAGGAAAGGAAGGCAAGTTAGAGCAGGTCCGCCATGGGATGGGATACCAGGCAGAGAAAGTAAACTCACAGTAGATGATGCGCTCTTCTTCGTGAGCAAAAGTGGAAGATTGATGCAATTCACA GTTTTCATGAGGAAGTTCAAATGGAAAGATTGCCGAAACCCTCCAAATACAAAGGTCTCATGCATCATAGATCAAGAACTATTCAGAAGAAACATAGTATTCGTTGTCGGCACAGATGGAAGATTATATCAGTACAACAAAGTGACAGAGTTGTGGCATGAGCATTACCAATCCCGGCACTTACTCTTATCTGGGTCGCCTGGAACCGTGATGCGTCCATCCTCGGTATCCTTAGAAGGttccatttttgttctttctcgaGACGGTGGACTAGTAGAATATCAATGGAGCACAGTCAATGGGTGGAATTGGGTGGAACATGGAACACCACATAAAGCCGTCACGTTGGTATGTCCACCAGGTCCTTGCTTTGAGGGTAATCAATTATTCGTGATCGGTTCAGACGGAGATGTATATATGAGGTACACGGAAGAGACGACATGGAAATGGAAAAGCTTCGGTCACCCATACATAGGAAACACAGCCTCCGAGGATCACAGAGAGACGAAAGCAAGTGGCGCGCATGATGCAATTTGCATCCCTAAAGATACTAATGCTGGAGCCGAGAAGGAACCGACACAATTCGATGACCTCGACAGGAACTGTGACACAAAA GTCGCCCCCACGAGGCCAATTCCATTTTCTGATGACTCAGTGATCTTTGAGCTGAAAGACGGAAGG TTGGCGGAGATGCGACGAGTAGGAGAAGCGGATTGGGCATGGTCACGTATTATAGGGACACCGACAAGCTTATGTGTGGCGAACTACTGGACTGCTATGGCATCATGA
- the LOC115734518 gene encoding uncharacterized protein LOC115734518 isoform X1 → MCAAGMVLVFISVVWLVDHPVVRGYASWYPYEYIQHSVRQFEQKTDRFWEFDEQTNRWVEVQLPYDLVTCANDNCTKVGSLDRRSHGEERWERQSHDPEQSETSAKDDRGEAADGSSMVLPLRKRLSVTKMSETSIWITGESGSIYERFWNGVQWVLAPHDFATPAGRAISVFIINHTILALSEAGQLCQMQLSESSQPIWVEVPVKFNSSSSQEKEKASITQIKSGVVSFDGMSVYFCTKNGALLELSDIEPPRWVNHGRPPGANVALITDAGALRPEAVFIISSKGDLYEYDKSSKPPWKKHIMKQGREEDASLTVARGCTLLGMNGDHSASVFLLTKAGDLVERRIHQQKWKWISHGSPNNHNLTSMTLVLQHEFSENMYSLFFTTSSGSVVEYRIPKHSEVVQKPPMDVWANHMHPMHGKAARGISGVQLQIGRVIFALDDGRLAELHLPGLGGENSGPGQPNIRKKPSSKYVWSVFDAPESEGWNAEYCTEERGPANCVTGTKDEPNDSGTTSMVTRRRKASATQESYLLPGTSEGTNVQQHTFPDDRMNANFRLRVMHGSRSFFLITDGGLTFEYLYADNIWFWLQHDHPTAMKVVLGNYNGSLFLADIYKSLLMRERSSNELTWVNCTAMRKGRQVRAGPPWDGIPGRESKLTVDDALFFVSKSGRLMQFTVFMRKFKWKDCRNPPNTKVSCIIDQELFRRNIVFVVGTDGRLYQYNKVTELWHEHYQSRHLLLSGSPGTVMRPSSVSLEGSIFVLSRDGGLVEYQWSTVNGWNWVEHGTPHKAVTLVCPPGPCFEGNQLFVIGSDGDVYMRYTEETTWKWKSFGHPYIGNTASEDHRETKASGAHDAICIPKDTNAGAEKEPTQFDDLDRNCDTKVAPTRPIPFSDDSVIFELKDGRLAEMRRVGEADWAWSRIIGTPTSLCVANYWTAMAS, encoded by the exons ATGTGTGCTGCAGGGATGGTCCTAGTGTTCATCTCGGTCGTCTGGCTGGTGGATCATCCGGTTGTGCGCGGCTACGCTTCCTGGTACCCCTATGAATATATTCAGCACAGCGTGCGGCAATTCGAGCAGAAAACGGATCGGTTCTGGGAGTTTGATGAGCAAACCAACCGCTGGGTTGAGGTTCAACTGCCTTATGATCTGGTGACCTGTGCTAATGACAACTGCACCAAGGTTGGTTCGCTTGATCGGAGGTCGCACGGTGAAGAGCGATGGGAAAGGCAATCCCATGATCCCGAACAAAGTGAGACGTCGGCTAAAGATGACAGAGGAGAAGCGGCAGATGGCTCCAGCATGGTTCTGCCTCTCAGGAAGAGACTCTCTGTTACTAAGATGTCGGAGACGTCAATTTGGATCACGGGAGAGAGCGGGTCCATCTATGAGAGGTTCTGGAACGGAGTGCAATGGGTTCTGGCACCCCATGATTTCGCGACACCAGCAGGTCGCGCAATATCGGTTTTCATCATCAACCATACGATACTTGCTCTGTCTGAAGCGGGTCAGCTATGCCAG aTGCAACTCAGTGAAAGTTCACAGCCAATTTGGGTAGAGGTCCCTGTGAAGTTCAATTCGAGCTCAAGtcaagagaaggaaaaggctTCAATCACCCAAATAAAGTCAGGTGTTGTTTCATTTGATGGAAT GAGTGTTTATTTCTGCACGAAGAACGGAGCGTTGTTGGAGCTGAGTGACATAGAGCCCCCAAG ATGGGTAAATCACGGCCGACCCCCTGGTGCTAATGTTGCCTTGATAACTGATGCGGGCGCTTTGCGACCAGAAGCAGTATTTATCATAAG CTCAAAAGGTGATCTTTACGAGTATGATAAAAGCTCAAAGCCGCCATGGAAGAAGCACATCATGAAACagggaagagaagaagatgctTCTCTGACAGTCGCTCGGGGTTGTACTTTACTGGGGATGAACGGAGATCATTCCGcttccgtctttcttcttacAAAG GCCGGGGATCTAGTTGAAAGGCGAATACACCAACAGAAGTGGAAATGGATATCTCATGGAAGTCCAAACAATCATAACCTGACATCCATGACCCTAGTTCTACAACATGAATTCAGTGAAAACATGTACTCTCTGTTCTTCACGACATCCTCAGGCTCTGTTGTGGAATATAGAATACCGAAACATTCAG AAGTGGTCCAGAAGCCACCTATGGATGTTTGGGCTAATCACATGCATCCGATGCATGGTAAAGCTGCGAGGGGTATTTCGGGGGTACAGTTACAGATCGGAAGAGTAATTTTTGCACTTGATGATGGCCGACTTGCAGAGCTACACCTGCCAGGACTTGGGGGTGAAAATTCAGGCCCTGGTCAACCCAACATCAGGAAGAAACCCTCGTCCAAGTATGTCTGGTCAGTATTTGATGCCCCAGAAAGTGAAGGATGGAATGCAGAGTATTGCACTGAAGAACGCGGACCTGCAAATTGCGTAACGGGCACTAAAGACGAGCCAAATGATTCAGGAACTACAAGCATGGTAACAAGGAGGAGAAAGGCAAGCGCGACACAAGAAAGCTACTTACTTCCAGGCACATCAGAGGGAACAAATGTGCAGCAACATACTTTCCCAGATGATAGGATGAACGCTAATTTCCGGCTGCGTGTGATGCATGGAAGCAGATCATTTTTCCTGATAACAGATGGCGGTTTGACCTTTGAGTATCTCTATGCTGACAATATTTGGTTTTGGCTGCAGCACGACCACCCAACTGCAATGAAAGTCGTGCTAGGGAACTACAACGGGAGCCTATTTCTTGCTGACATTTACAAGAGTTTgctgatgagagagagaagcagcaaCGAGCTCACTTGGGTGAATTGCACAGCTATGAGGAAAGGAAGGCAAGTTAGAGCAGGTCCGCCATGGGATGGGATACCAGGCAGAGAAAGTAAACTCACAGTAGATGATGCGCTCTTCTTCGTGAGCAAAAGTGGAAGATTGATGCAATTCACA GTTTTCATGAGGAAGTTCAAATGGAAAGATTGCCGAAACCCTCCAAATACAAAGGTCTCATGCATCATAGATCAAGAACTATTCAGAAGAAACATAGTATTCGTTGTCGGCACAGATGGAAGATTATATCAGTACAACAAAGTGACAGAGTTGTGGCATGAGCATTACCAATCCCGGCACTTACTCTTATCTGGGTCGCCTGGAACCGTGATGCGTCCATCCTCGGTATCCTTAGAAGGttccatttttgttctttctcgaGACGGTGGACTAGTAGAATATCAATGGAGCACAGTCAATGGGTGGAATTGGGTGGAACATGGAACACCACATAAAGCCGTCACGTTGGTATGTCCACCAGGTCCTTGCTTTGAGGGTAATCAATTATTCGTGATCGGTTCAGACGGAGATGTATATATGAGGTACACGGAAGAGACGACATGGAAATGGAAAAGCTTCGGTCACCCATACATAGGAAACACAGCCTCCGAGGATCACAGAGAGACGAAAGCAAGTGGCGCGCATGATGCAATTTGCATCCCTAAAGATACTAATGCTGGAGCCGAGAAGGAACCGACACAATTCGATGACCTCGACAGGAACTGTGACACAAAA GTCGCCCCCACGAGGCCAATTCCATTTTCTGATGACTCAGTGATCTTTGAGCTGAAAGACGGAAGG TTGGCGGAGATGCGACGAGTAGGAGAAGCGGATTGGGCATGGTCACGTATTATAGGGACACCGACAAGCTTATGTGTGGCGAACTACTGGACTGCTATGGCATCATGA
- the LOC115734518 gene encoding uncharacterized protein LOC115734518 isoform X3, with protein sequence MCAAGMVLVFISVVWLVDHPVVRGYASWYPYEYIQHSVRQFEQKTDRFWEFDEQTNRWVEVQLPYDLVTCANDNCTKVGSLDRRSHGEERWERQSHDPEQSETSAKDDRGEAADGSSMVLPLRKRLSVTKMSETSIWITGESGSIYERFWNGVQWVLAPHDFATPAGRAISVFIINHTILALSEAGQLCQMQLSESSQPIWVEVPVKFNSSSSQEKEKASITQIKSGVVSFDGMSVYFCTKNGALLELSDIEPPRWVNHGRPPGANVALITDAGALRPEAVFIISSKGDLYEYDKSSKPPWKKHIMKQGREEDASLTVARGCTLLGMNGDHSASVFLLTKAGDLVERRIHQQKWKWISHGSPNNHNLTSMTLVLQHEFSENMYSLFFTTSSGSVVEYRIPKHSEVVQKPPMDVWANHMHPMHGKAARGISGVQLQIGRVIFALDDGRLAELHLPGLGGENSGPGQPNIRKKPSSKYVWSVFDAPESEGWNAEYCTEERGPANCVTGTKDEPNDSGTTSMVTRRRKASATQESYLLPGTSEGTNVQQHTFPDDRMNANFRLRVMHGSRSFFLITDGGLTFEYLYADNIWFWLQHDHPTAMKVVLGNYNGSLFLADIYKSLLMRERSSNELTWVNCTAMRKGRQVRAGPPWDGIPGRESKLTVDDALFFVSKSGRLMQFTVSSPHPTRMPLPIGFHEEVQMERLPKPSKYKGLMHHRSRTIQKKHSIRCRHRWKIISVQQSDRVVA encoded by the exons ATGTGTGCTGCAGGGATGGTCCTAGTGTTCATCTCGGTCGTCTGGCTGGTGGATCATCCGGTTGTGCGCGGCTACGCTTCCTGGTACCCCTATGAATATATTCAGCACAGCGTGCGGCAATTCGAGCAGAAAACGGATCGGTTCTGGGAGTTTGATGAGCAAACCAACCGCTGGGTTGAGGTTCAACTGCCTTATGATCTGGTGACCTGTGCTAATGACAACTGCACCAAGGTTGGTTCGCTTGATCGGAGGTCGCACGGTGAAGAGCGATGGGAAAGGCAATCCCATGATCCCGAACAAAGTGAGACGTCGGCTAAAGATGACAGAGGAGAAGCGGCAGATGGCTCCAGCATGGTTCTGCCTCTCAGGAAGAGACTCTCTGTTACTAAGATGTCGGAGACGTCAATTTGGATCACGGGAGAGAGCGGGTCCATCTATGAGAGGTTCTGGAACGGAGTGCAATGGGTTCTGGCACCCCATGATTTCGCGACACCAGCAGGTCGCGCAATATCGGTTTTCATCATCAACCATACGATACTTGCTCTGTCTGAAGCGGGTCAGCTATGCCAG aTGCAACTCAGTGAAAGTTCACAGCCAATTTGGGTAGAGGTCCCTGTGAAGTTCAATTCGAGCTCAAGtcaagagaaggaaaaggctTCAATCACCCAAATAAAGTCAGGTGTTGTTTCATTTGATGGAAT GAGTGTTTATTTCTGCACGAAGAACGGAGCGTTGTTGGAGCTGAGTGACATAGAGCCCCCAAG ATGGGTAAATCACGGCCGACCCCCTGGTGCTAATGTTGCCTTGATAACTGATGCGGGCGCTTTGCGACCAGAAGCAGTATTTATCATAAG CTCAAAAGGTGATCTTTACGAGTATGATAAAAGCTCAAAGCCGCCATGGAAGAAGCACATCATGAAACagggaagagaagaagatgctTCTCTGACAGTCGCTCGGGGTTGTACTTTACTGGGGATGAACGGAGATCATTCCGcttccgtctttcttcttacAAAG GCCGGGGATCTAGTTGAAAGGCGAATACACCAACAGAAGTGGAAATGGATATCTCATGGAAGTCCAAACAATCATAACCTGACATCCATGACCCTAGTTCTACAACATGAATTCAGTGAAAACATGTACTCTCTGTTCTTCACGACATCCTCAGGCTCTGTTGTGGAATATAGAATACCGAAACATTCAG AAGTGGTCCAGAAGCCACCTATGGATGTTTGGGCTAATCACATGCATCCGATGCATGGTAAAGCTGCGAGGGGTATTTCGGGGGTACAGTTACAGATCGGAAGAGTAATTTTTGCACTTGATGATGGCCGACTTGCAGAGCTACACCTGCCAGGACTTGGGGGTGAAAATTCAGGCCCTGGTCAACCCAACATCAGGAAGAAACCCTCGTCCAAGTATGTCTGGTCAGTATTTGATGCCCCAGAAAGTGAAGGATGGAATGCAGAGTATTGCACTGAAGAACGCGGACCTGCAAATTGCGTAACGGGCACTAAAGACGAGCCAAATGATTCAGGAACTACAAGCATGGTAACAAGGAGGAGAAAGGCAAGCGCGACACAAGAAAGCTACTTACTTCCAGGCACATCAGAGGGAACAAATGTGCAGCAACATACTTTCCCAGATGATAGGATGAACGCTAATTTCCGGCTGCGTGTGATGCATGGAAGCAGATCATTTTTCCTGATAACAGATGGCGGTTTGACCTTTGAGTATCTCTATGCTGACAATATTTGGTTTTGGCTGCAGCACGACCACCCAACTGCAATGAAAGTCGTGCTAGGGAACTACAACGGGAGCCTATTTCTTGCTGACATTTACAAGAGTTTgctgatgagagagagaagcagcaaCGAGCTCACTTGGGTGAATTGCACAGCTATGAGGAAAGGAAGGCAAGTTAGAGCAGGTCCGCCATGGGATGGGATACCAGGCAGAGAAAGTAAACTCACAGTAGATGATGCGCTCTTCTTCGTGAGCAAAAGTGGAAGATTGATGCAATTCACAGTGAGTAGTCCACATCCAACTAGAATGCCTTTACCTATAG GTTTTCATGAGGAAGTTCAAATGGAAAGATTGCCGAAACCCTCCAAATACAAAGGTCTCATGCATCATAGATCAAGAACTATTCAGAAGAAACATAGTATTCGTTGTCGGCACAGATGGAAGATTATATCAGTACAACAAAGTGACAGAGTTGTGGCATGA
- the LOC115734519 gene encoding protein TRAUCO-like: protein MDSLQSTYRDDDDDDETGELPLHPAPPSPADKPSPPPPTPSATPTQTMGEPENPTPLKTQPFSDGSSSDEEETPASYEPRKSTKRPRTSQNDEDDDQEEDEEEEEEEEEEDEEEEEPSPKKQKPLSSLALHLPENQELEDPEETKEGEEEEAEAGSVEPNASAVAENGAAPSTTNGKKSSKKKSNNVWVPKSTRKGKRSKSKNSTNNTNNAPNSASNDKVLVAPLPRFPDKTDDNPEMEICLSKFYKAEKVELSEDRMTAGSMKGYRMVRATRGVVEGAWYFEIKVERLGETGHTRLGWSTEKGDLQAPVGYDGNSYGYRDIDGCKVHKALREKYGDEGYKEGDIIGFYINLPDGERYAPKPPRLVLFKGQRYVCAADPKEDPPKVVPGSEISFFKNGVCQGVAFKDLYGGRYYPAASLYTLPNQPNCLVRFNFGPKLECFPDNFEGRPLPRLMVEVPFHGVVNPVENDVPPEKKH, encoded by the exons ATGGACTCTCTCCAATCCACATAcagagacgacgacgacgacgacgaaacAGGGGAGCTGCCCCTTCATCCCGCTCCTCCCTCCCCCGCCGACAAACcctctccgccgccgccgacgccgTCGGCGACGCCAACGCAGACGATGGGCGAGCCTGAAAACCCCACCCCTCTGAAAACCCAACCCTTTTCCGACGGTTCATCCTCTGATGAGGAAGAAACCCCTGCTTCTTATGAGCCCCGAAAGTCTACCAAACGACCCAGAACTTCCCAAAATGACGAGGACGACGACCAagaagaggacgaggaggaggaggaggaggaagaggaggaggatgaagaagaagaagagccgTCTCCCAAAAAGCAGAAACCTTTGTCCTCTCTCGCTCTTCACCTTCCTGAAAACCAAGAACTCGAAGACCCGGAAGAAaccaaagaaggagaagaagaagaagccgaagCTGGCTCTGTGGAACCTAATGCGAGCGCGGTCGCCGAAAACGGAGCGGCTCCGAGCACCACCAATGGGAAGAAATCGAGCAAGAAGAAGAGCAACAACGTGTGGGTCCCCAAGTCCACTCGGAAGGGCAAAAGGAGCAAGAGCAAGAACAGTACCAACAACACCAACAATGCCCCCAATTCGGCCTCCAATGACAAGGTCTTGGTAGCCCCCTTGCCGCGGTTCCCCGACAAAACGGACGACAACCCGGAGATGGAAATCTGTCTGTCCAAGTTCTATAAGGCGGAGAAAGTCGAATTGAGCGAGGACCGGATGACTGCCGGCAGCATGAAGGGGTACAGGATGGTGAGGGCCACAAGAGGGGTTGTGGAGGGCGCTTGGTACTTTGAAATTAAGGTGGAGAGATTGGGTGAGACAGGGCATACCAGATTAGGGTGGTCTACAGAGAAAGGCGACTTGCAGGCACCTGTTGGTTATGATGGGAATAGCTATGGGTATAGGGACATTGATGGGTGTAAGGTGCACAAGGCTCTCAGGGAGAAGTACGGAGATGAAGGGTACAAGGAAGGTGATATCATTGGTTTCTACATTAATTTGCCCGACGGTGAGCGGTATGCCCCAAAGCCGCCACGCTTGGTGCTGTTTAAGGGGCAGAGATATGTTTGTGCGGCCGACCCGAAGGAAGATCCGCCCAAGGTGGTGCCTG GGAGCGAGATTTCTTTCTTCAAAAATGGGGTTTGCCAAGGGGTTGCTTTCAAGGATTTGTATGGAGGCAGATACTACCCAGCTGCTTCATTGTATACTCTTCCTAATCAACCTAATTGTTTGGTCAGGTTCAACTTCGGGCCTAAACTTGAATGCTTTCCCGATAACTTTGAAGGACGTCCGCTCCCTAGGCTGATGGTTGAAGTGCCTTTCCATGGGGTCGTGAACCCGGTTGAGAATGATGTGCCCCCCGAGAAAAAGCATTAG
- the LOC115734525 gene encoding uncharacterized protein LOC115734525 codes for MSPDMSLYHSSTKQKPGHSSLGSSCRSVAISGLLLLLLCTLSFSYHWSQSLIAFYLPFRLSCLSSGPGPGPCPSTGTPTNVNHLVFGIVGSVNTWKHKRPYIESWWRPNVTRGYLFLDRAPSKELQDWPPSSPPFRVNEDITKWEVYPRIARPVQVRIFRTILETFRQGDRDVRWYIMADDDTVLFLDNLVEVLSKYDHTKYYYIGSTSECITSNFDLSFEMAFGGAGYALSYPLVEMLATELDACIKRNPQLFFSDHMLHICLADLGVSLTRERGFHQIDLHGDISGFLSAHLQSPILSLHHIDVIDPIFPSMNRSEAINQLMKPAQVDQSRLLQQTVCYNRERNWSISVSWGYSTHIYENILPRSFLGKPIETFKPWLKRAKPPFYLFNTRILDGNPCIVPHVFFLKSMENATRNEIVTAYTRASKRGLPACALGGNHSADPISRVLVFSPRRRHIEAGRIECCDVLADNQNTTKVRLRPCMFGEVIA; via the exons ATGTCGCCAGATATGTCTCTCTATCACAGCTCGACCAAGCAGAAACCCGGCCATTCTTCTCTAGGAAGTTCGTGCAGATCAGTGGCTATTTCAGGACTGCTTTTGCTCCTGCTGTGCACATTGTCCTTTAGCTACCACTGGAGCCAATCTCTGATTGCCTTTTACCTACCCTTCAGGCTCAGCTGTCTGTCGTCCGGCCCCGGCCCCGGCCCATGCCCCAGCACTGGCACTCCTACTAACGTCAACCACCTCGTGTTTGGCATAGTTGGCTCTGTGAATACATGGAAACATAAGAGGCCCTACATTGAATCGTGGTGGAGACCAAATGTTACTCGCGGGTATCTCTTCCTGGATCGAGCTCCTTCGAAAGAGCTTCAAGACTGGCCTCCTTCTTCGCCTCCTTTCCGAGTGAACGAAGATATAACTAAGTGGGAAGTATACCCGAGAATCGCGAGACCTGTCCAGGTAAGGATTTTTCGAACGATCTTGGAGACGTTTAGACAGGGAGACAGAGATGTGAGATGGTATATAATGGCGGACGACGACACCGTGCTCTTCCTGGACAACCTCGTGGAGGTTCTGTCAAAGTATGATCATACCAAGTACTACTATATCGGCTCAACCTCAGAATGTATCACGTCCAACTTTGACTTGTCCTTCGAGATGGCCTTTGGAGGAGCTGGCTATGCTTTGAGCTACCCTCTGGTTGAGATGCTGGCGACGGAGTTAGATGCTTGCATAAAGAGAAATCCACAGTTGTTTTTTAGCGATCACATGTTGCATATATGCTTAGCCGACCTTGGAGTCTCCCTGACCAGAGAGAGAGGCTTTCATCAG ATTGATCTCCACGGTGACATATCAGGTTTTCTATCGGCTCATCTGCAATCTCCTATCCTATCACTGCACCACATCGATGTCATCGACCCAATTTTCCCCTCCATGAACCGCTCTGAAGCTATCAATCAGCTCATGAAGCCTGCACAGGTCGACCAATCCCGTCTCCTGCAACAAACTGTCTGCTACAACAGGGAAAGAAACTGGTCAATCTCTGTATCATGGGGTTACTCTACTCATATATATGAGAACATACTTCCTCGAAGCTTCTTAGGGAAACCCATTGAGACATTCAAGCCATGGTTGAAGAGAGCTAAGCCACCTTTCTATTTGTTCAACACGCGGATCCTCGATGGCAACCCATGCATAGTTCCTCatgtatttttcttgaaatCCATGGAGAATGCTACTCGTAACGAAATTGTTACTGCTTACACTCGAGCGTCAAAGAGAGGATTACCCGCTTGTGCACTTGGTGGAAATCATTCTGCAGATCCCATCTCCAGAGTTCTAGTATTTTCACCAAGAAGAAGACACATTGAG GCCGGAAGAATAGAGTGCTGTGATGTTCTAGCTGACAACCAGAATACCACAAAGGTCAGACTAAGGCCCTGCATGTTCGGTGAAGTCATTGCCTAA